One segment of Ancylothrix sp. D3o DNA contains the following:
- a CDS encoding antibiotic biosynthesis monooxygenase, producing the protein MSEFQDFLKHNYAYVAIGEFKPGQFEKAEQLYEKAVSNYGEGFKGSYLLQEPGTDKGIAIIFWESPGDMEANQTEASEAIIHEINPLFAKPPVTGLYEVVSKISAKKED; encoded by the coding sequence ATGTCAGAATTCCAAGATTTCCTTAAACATAACTACGCCTACGTTGCTATAGGCGAATTTAAACCAGGCCAATTTGAAAAAGCCGAGCAACTTTATGAAAAAGCCGTATCCAACTACGGAGAAGGCTTCAAAGGATCTTATCTCCTACAAGAACCAGGCACAGACAAAGGCATCGCCATCATTTTTTGGGAAAGTCCTGGGGACATGGAAGCCAACCAAACCGAAGCATCCGAAGCCATCATCCACGAAATAAACCCCCTCTTTGCCAAACCCCCAGTCACAGGATTGTATGAAGTCGTTAGCAAAATTTCAGCCAAAAAAGAGGATTAG
- the nagA gene encoding N-acetylglucosamine-6-phosphate deacetylase: MPLSVSKIKVLNARVPGYAGLQAIFIDDLGMISHIEPVESADRISGNFKVLDVGGDWVSLGGIDVQINGGLGLAFPDLSEENAEKLEDICRFLWEQGVDGFLPTLVTTSVDNFQRSLAVLAEFMERQKEGETAKILGVHLEGPFLNFEKRGAHPAEFLLPLNIENVKRILGDYGEIVKVMTLAPELPGGEEVIAYLRSKNIIVSLGHSLATASEAEQAFEWGASMVTHAFNAMPSLHHRQPGLLAAAMVDPRVACGFIADGEHVSPLMLDVFLRSCGGAFLVSDALAPVGLPDGFYPWDTRKIEVKNGTCRLPDGTLAGTTLPLLVGVQNLVKWGICEVEKAIFLATEAPRKALGMPGFSVGRAANLLRWNFEKSGESLSWQRLEV, encoded by the coding sequence ATGCCATTAAGTGTTTCTAAGATAAAGGTTTTGAATGCTCGTGTGCCTGGTTATGCAGGGTTACAAGCTATTTTTATAGATGATTTGGGGATGATTTCGCACATTGAGCCGGTGGAGTCTGCTGATAGAATATCCGGCAATTTTAAAGTTTTGGATGTTGGGGGTGATTGGGTTTCTTTGGGCGGTATTGATGTGCAAATTAATGGCGGTTTGGGTTTGGCTTTTCCTGATTTGTCTGAGGAAAATGCAGAGAAATTAGAGGATATATGCCGGTTTTTGTGGGAGCAGGGGGTGGATGGGTTTTTGCCTACTTTGGTAACGACTTCTGTTGATAATTTTCAGCGGTCTTTGGCAGTTTTGGCTGAGTTTATGGAACGGCAAAAAGAGGGGGAAACTGCGAAAATTTTGGGAGTTCATTTGGAGGGGCCGTTTCTTAATTTTGAAAAGCGGGGTGCTCATCCAGCGGAGTTTTTATTACCATTAAATATTGAAAATGTCAAGCGAATTTTAGGAGATTATGGGGAAATTGTTAAGGTGATGACGTTGGCGCCGGAGTTGCCTGGGGGTGAGGAGGTGATTGCTTATTTGCGAAGTAAAAATATTATCGTGAGTTTGGGTCATTCTCTGGCGACTGCTTCCGAGGCTGAGCAAGCTTTTGAATGGGGGGCTTCGATGGTGACTCACGCTTTTAATGCAATGCCAAGTTTACATCACCGGCAACCGGGGTTACTGGCGGCGGCGATGGTTGATCCGAGGGTTGCGTGTGGTTTTATTGCGGATGGCGAGCACGTTTCGCCTTTGATGTTAGATGTGTTTTTGCGTAGTTGTGGGGGTGCTTTTTTGGTGAGTGATGCTTTGGCGCCGGTGGGTTTACCGGATGGCTTTTATCCTTGGGATACTCGGAAAATTGAAGTGAAAAATGGTACTTGTCGGTTGCCAGATGGCACGTTGGCGGGAACGACTTTACCGCTGTTGGTGGGGGTGCAAAATTTGGTTAAATGGGGAATTTGTGAGGTAGAAAAGGCGATTTTTTTGGCGACAGAAGCGCCGAGGAAAGCTTTAGGGATGCCTGGTTTTTCTGTGGGGAGAGCGGCGAATTTGTTACGCTGGAATTTTGAGAAATCTGGGGAAAGTTTAAGTTGGCAAAGGTTGGAAGTTTAA